One window from the genome of bacterium encodes:
- a CDS encoding trypsin-like peptidase domain-containing protein produces the protein MALISFLSGVLGAGLYGYATKSTPVANLVAQNKQVTLQENSATIDLVKKVSPSVVSITTSSAVRSIFGLNQSQQGAGTGIIVTSDGLILTNKHVVEGASSFTVTTTDGRQYTGKLIATDPANDVAFLRVEASGLQAAELGDSDKVEVGQRVVAIGNALGQFANTVTTGVISGKSRPIEASDGSGGMEQLTNLFQTDAAINPGNSGGPLLNIEGQVIGINTAIAGQNAQNIGFAIPINEVKTTLDTVKTTGKIERPYLGVRYVMLTQAFAERNNLPVKEGALLRGDDQTLAVVSGSPAQKAGLREGDIITKIGDKDVNTKTPLSNVVVQFKVGQTVDVKYYRDGNEQTAKVTFEVSPAN, from the coding sequence ATGGCACTGATCTCATTTCTGTCAGGTGTACTGGGAGCTGGTTTGTATGGGTATGCCACGAAGTCAACACCAGTAGCAAATCTCGTAGCTCAAAATAAGCAAGTTACCCTCCAAGAAAACTCGGCAACAATAGACTTGGTTAAAAAGGTGAGCCCGAGTGTCGTCAGTATTACGACCAGCAGTGCGGTGCGCAGTATCTTTGGTCTCAACCAGTCTCAACAGGGTGCTGGCACGGGAATTATCGTTACCAGTGACGGCTTGATACTTACCAACAAGCATGTCGTCGAGGGAGCGAGTTCATTTACAGTCACGACTACTGATGGCAGGCAATACACGGGCAAGCTCATTGCAACCGATCCTGCTAACGACGTGGCGTTTTTGCGCGTTGAAGCAAGTGGGCTGCAGGCAGCTGAGCTGGGTGATAGCGACAAGGTAGAGGTCGGACAGCGTGTGGTTGCGATCGGTAACGCTCTGGGTCAGTTTGCAAACACCGTTACTACCGGTGTCATATCTGGCAAAAGTCGGCCGATCGAAGCATCTGATGGTTCTGGTGGTATGGAGCAGCTGACGAATCTCTTCCAGACTGATGCAGCAATTAACCCAGGCAACTCTGGTGGTCCGTTACTGAATATCGAAGGACAGGTGATCGGTATCAATACGGCGATCGCTGGTCAGAATGCACAGAATATCGGGTTTGCGATTCCGATTAATGAAGTTAAAACCACACTTGACACTGTTAAGACGACCGGCAAGATCGAGCGCCCATATCTTGGTGTGCGCTATGTGATGCTCACACAGGCTTTTGCAGAGCGAAACAATCTCCCGGTTAAGGAAGGCGCACTGCTGCGTGGCGATGACCAAACTCTTGCGGTTGTGTCGGGTAGCCCGGCGCAAAAGGCTGGTTTGCGCGAGGGTGACATTATTACCAAGATTGGCGATAAGGACGTCAACACAAAGACCCCGCTATCCAATGTGGTGGTGCAATTTAAGGTTGGGCAGACGGTGGATGTAAAGTACTACCGGGATGGTAATGAGCAGACAGCGAAAGTGACTTTTGAGGTTAGTCCGGCGAATTAG
- the prmC gene encoding peptide chain release factor N(5)-glutamine methyltransferase produces the protein MTIKEAIQQATEVLAQAEISGARTDTELILAHVLQQDRAWLLAHEYDSLTQEQLRLTTSLVQKRAQRQPLSYVLGTREFASLDFKIDARVLTPRVETETVVDQVIKRAPRAARTLDVGTGSGAMAIALKYHRPDIIVTASEISKDALELARENAQRLLGKNYEITFIESDLLESVEDVFDIIVANLPYVTRSMDLLPEVQAEPDVALFGGADDGLDLYRKFFDQLPGHAHDQTQLWIESDPWQQPALITLAQTVDMKPIFQDYFILGLQRATKTNSPD, from the coding sequence ATGACTATTAAAGAAGCAATTCAGCAAGCAACTGAGGTGCTCGCACAAGCCGAGATCTCAGGCGCACGAACCGACACTGAGCTCATCCTCGCCCACGTCTTGCAACAGGATCGAGCTTGGCTGCTTGCGCACGAATATGATTCATTGACTCAAGAGCAATTGCGATTGACTACTTCGCTTGTTCAAAAACGCGCCCAGCGACAACCATTAAGCTACGTGCTAGGTACACGAGAATTTGCCAGCCTTGATTTCAAAATTGATGCGCGTGTACTTACACCACGAGTCGAAACCGAGACAGTTGTCGACCAAGTCATCAAGCGAGCCCCACGCGCCGCTCGCACCCTCGATGTCGGCACCGGTTCGGGAGCAATGGCTATAGCCTTAAAATATCATCGACCAGACATCATCGTAACTGCCAGCGAAATATCGAAGGATGCGCTCGAGCTCGCACGAGAAAACGCCCAACGACTACTAGGTAAGAATTATGAGATTACCTTTATAGAATCAGATCTCTTAGAATCTGTCGAGGATGTATTCGACATCATCGTTGCAAATCTCCCGTATGTCACGCGCTCGATGGACCTGCTACCCGAAGTCCAAGCTGAGCCTGATGTCGCACTTTTTGGTGGCGCCGATGACGGCCTCGATCTATACCGGAAGTTTTTCGATCAACTCCCCGGCCATGCACACGATCAGACTCAGCTCTGGATCGAGTCTGATCCCTGGCAACAACCAGCCCTCATAACACTCGCCCAGACGGTCGACATGAAGCCTATCTTCCAGGATTATTTCATCCTCGGCCTACAACGGGCGACTAAGACTAATTCGCCGGACTAA
- the prfA gene encoding peptide chain release factor 1 yields the protein MIDQAVIDKTKARLDELAIELAKPEIYASSRAGALVNEQRELTDKLSLFEAVQKTELELEEARGLIGDAEMGTLAKEEILELEARLVELQNKVRLALVPTDPHDAKTAIIEIRAGAGGDESSLFAGELARLYARFAETHGLKLTMLSDSPNEVGGYKEVIFEASGPNAYGKFKYESGVHRVQRVPATESQGRIHTSTVTVAVLPEAEETEIEIADNEIRVDVYRSSGNGGQSVNTTDSAVRLTHLPTGIVVTCQDEKSQIKNRAKALAVLRSRLLALEEEKRRQELGDVRLSQIGTGDRSEKIRTYNFPQDRITDHRIGFTTHGLTRFMDGEIDEHHAALKEADIERALDSQK from the coding sequence ATGATAGACCAAGCCGTTATCGACAAGACCAAAGCCCGCCTAGACGAACTCGCAATCGAGCTCGCCAAGCCAGAGATATATGCCAGCTCCCGAGCCGGGGCCTTGGTGAATGAACAACGTGAGCTCACTGATAAACTCTCGTTGTTTGAAGCTGTCCAAAAAACCGAACTAGAGCTCGAAGAAGCCCGTGGCCTCATCGGCGACGCCGAGATGGGGACACTCGCCAAGGAAGAAATCCTTGAGTTGGAGGCGCGACTCGTGGAATTACAGAATAAGGTTAGACTCGCACTTGTACCAACCGACCCACACGACGCTAAGACCGCCATTATTGAAATCCGCGCCGGAGCTGGCGGTGATGAGAGTTCGCTCTTCGCCGGAGAGTTAGCTCGCCTGTACGCTCGTTTTGCCGAAACTCACGGCCTTAAGCTCACCATGCTCTCAGATAGCCCAAATGAAGTCGGTGGATACAAAGAAGTCATCTTTGAAGCCAGCGGACCGAATGCCTATGGAAAATTCAAGTACGAATCTGGTGTACATCGTGTCCAGCGCGTGCCAGCTACCGAGTCTCAGGGTCGCATCCACACCTCGACCGTCACCGTCGCAGTACTTCCGGAAGCTGAGGAGACCGAGATCGAGATCGCCGACAACGAGATTCGCGTCGACGTCTATCGTTCGAGTGGGAATGGCGGCCAGAGCGTCAACACAACCGACTCAGCCGTACGCCTGACCCACCTCCCAACTGGCATTGTGGTGACCTGTCAGGATGAAAAAAGTCAGATCAAAAACCGTGCCAAAGCCCTAGCTGTCCTTCGCTCACGCTTGCTTGCCCTCGAAGAAGAAAAGCGCCGTCAAGAACTTGGGGATGTTCGTTTGAGCCAAATTGGTACAGGGGATCGATCAGAGAAGATCCGGACCTACAATTTCCCTCAGGATCGCATCACCGATCATCGTATCGGCTTCACTACGCACGGGCTTACGCGCTTTATGGATGGTGAAATCGACGAACATCACGCAGCCCTCAAAGAAGCCGATATCGAGCGAGCGCTCGACAGCCAAAAATAA
- the rpmE gene encoding 50S ribosomal protein L31, which produces MKANIHPDWVETKVTCLGCETTFMSHSTVPEITVEICSNCHPFYTGKQKLVDTAGRVDRFEALRKKSASIQKTTAPKKAKTEKAAKTKATLADIKKELKAETVDAPAEAPQTDK; this is translated from the coding sequence ATGAAAGCCAATATCCATCCAGATTGGGTTGAGACCAAGGTAACCTGCCTCGGTTGTGAGACAACTTTTATGAGCCACTCTACCGTGCCAGAAATCACGGTCGAAATCTGCTCAAATTGTCACCCATTTTATACCGGTAAGCAGAAGCTCGTCGACACCGCAGGTCGTGTCGATCGCTTTGAGGCACTGCGTAAGAAGTCAGCTAGCATCCAGAAGACTACTGCCCCGAAGAAAGCTAAGACTGAGAAGGCTGCCAAGACCAAGGCTACACTTGCCGATATCAAAAAAGAGCTCAAGGCCGAAACTGTTGACGCTCCAGCCGAAGCTCCACAAACTGATAAATAA
- a CDS encoding slipin family protein: MDLIMILGIIALVIIIAGLKIVQQYERGVVFRLGRVVGEKEPGLRIIIPLIDQLRKVRLQTITMPIVSQKIITRDNVSIDVAAVAYYKVVDATKALVAIADVASAVNQIAQTSVRNIAGQFVLDEILSQTTKINEQIKAVIDRQTEEWGVQVSIVEIKDIQLPESMQRAMAKEAEAEREKRAKVIAAEGELAAVDKLSQAADQIAQHPVALQLRNLQTLSEIAVEKNSTIIFPNQFLPTTDDINKFFALENIRIEKPTK; the protein is encoded by the coding sequence ATGGATCTGATCATGATTTTAGGTATTATCGCGCTGGTTATTATTATTGCTGGGCTAAAAATAGTGCAGCAATATGAGCGAGGAGTTGTCTTTCGTCTCGGGCGTGTGGTAGGTGAGAAGGAGCCAGGTCTCAGGATCATAATCCCGCTTATCGATCAGCTACGAAAAGTCCGCTTGCAGACGATCACTATGCCGATTGTGAGTCAAAAGATTATCACTCGAGACAATGTGTCGATTGATGTGGCCGCGGTTGCGTACTACAAAGTCGTCGATGCCACTAAGGCTTTGGTGGCGATTGCTGACGTAGCGAGTGCAGTCAATCAGATCGCCCAGACGAGCGTGCGCAATATCGCCGGTCAATTTGTGCTCGATGAAATCCTTTCGCAGACTACGAAAATTAATGAACAGATTAAGGCAGTGATCGATCGACAGACCGAAGAATGGGGCGTGCAGGTGAGTATCGTGGAGATCAAGGACATCCAGCTGCCGGAGAGCATGCAAAGGGCGATGGCGAAGGAAGCCGAAGCCGAGCGTGAGAAGCGTGCGAAGGTGATCGCTGCAGAAGGAGAGCTTGCTGCGGTGGATAAATTGAGTCAAGCTGCCGATCAGATCGCGCAGCATCCAGTTGCGTTGCAGCTGCGTAATCTCCAGACCCTCTCGGAGATCGCAGTCGAGAAGAACTCGACCATCATCTTTCCAAATCAGTTTCTGCCGACGACCGATGATATCAATAAATTCTTTGCACTTGAGAATATACGTATAGAGAAGCCGACGAAATAG
- a CDS encoding transglycosylase family protein produces MAVLAVATLQVTTQVVHTPVTVQLPARVAEAAASSTHALTFTTKSASPLKVASTVPSFDDAVVKPLKAKQEADAKAEAAKKAAIRVATAIKRTPVIIGGDDAFAQLRFCEAGGDYTKNTGNGFFGAYQYNLSTWANYGGYARPDLAPPEVQDAKARETQARRGWSPWPACARKLGLL; encoded by the coding sequence ATGGCGGTTCTCGCCGTAGCTACACTACAGGTAACCACTCAGGTCGTGCACACTCCGGTTACCGTCCAGCTCCCTGCCCGTGTGGCAGAAGCTGCGGCTTCGAGCACGCACGCCCTCACCTTTACAACCAAATCTGCCAGCCCCCTGAAGGTAGCTTCGACCGTTCCGTCGTTTGACGACGCGGTTGTGAAACCCCTCAAGGCGAAGCAGGAAGCTGATGCCAAGGCTGAAGCTGCTAAGAAAGCAGCCATCCGAGTTGCTACTGCTATCAAGCGAACACCTGTCATTATTGGCGGTGACGACGCTTTTGCGCAGTTGCGATTCTGTGAAGCTGGTGGTGACTATACTAAGAACACCGGTAACGGTTTTTTTGGTGCCTACCAGTACAACCTGAGTACGTGGGCAAACTATGGTGGCTATGCGCGACCAGACCTCGCTCCACCAGAAGTTCAGGATGCCAAGGCTCGTGAGACTCAAGCCCGACGTGGTTGGAGTCCATGGCCAGCTTGTGCTCGTAAGCTTGGTCTTTTATAA
- the rpsB gene encoding 30S ribosomal protein S2 → MSIKTTAPKKVSAKKTTAPSASALQELLQAGVHFGHKTERWHPKMAPFIHSARNGVHILDLIQTETRLKEAEKIVEQLTGQGKTVLFVATKRQAKAVVEKAAKDAGMPYVTYRWLGGMLTNWETISSRIRHLKKLEAQREDGSFDKLTKKERLLRDEETTKLSKTFGGVRDLTQLPDALFIVDIPRETIAIKEANHLKTPVIAMADTNANPEGVQYVIPANDDAVKSVALITNRIAQAASKGAAAYAAKTKSDKNEESEG, encoded by the coding sequence ATGTCAATAAAAACTACGGCTCCTAAGAAGGTGTCGGCTAAAAAAACTACTGCTCCAAGTGCAAGCGCACTTCAGGAGCTCCTGCAAGCTGGTGTCCACTTTGGTCACAAGACTGAGCGCTGGCATCCAAAAATGGCCCCATTTATTCATTCAGCACGCAATGGGGTACATATTCTTGACCTCATTCAGACGGAAACTCGCCTCAAAGAAGCCGAGAAGATCGTCGAGCAACTTACCGGACAAGGTAAGACTGTACTCTTTGTTGCTACCAAGCGTCAGGCCAAGGCTGTCGTTGAGAAGGCTGCTAAGGACGCCGGTATGCCGTACGTCACCTATCGTTGGCTTGGCGGGATGTTGACCAACTGGGAGACTATCTCGAGTCGTATTCGTCATCTCAAGAAGCTTGAAGCGCAACGCGAGGATGGTAGCTTTGATAAGCTTACCAAGAAAGAGCGCCTCTTGCGCGACGAAGAGACCACGAAGCTCTCCAAGACATTTGGTGGCGTGCGAGATTTGACTCAATTGCCAGATGCATTGTTTATCGTTGATATCCCGCGTGAGACGATCGCGATCAAGGAAGCGAATCACTTGAAGACCCCGGTCATTGCTATGGCTGATACGAATGCTAACCCAGAGGGTGTGCAGTACGTTATTCCTGCGAATGATGATGCAGTGAAGTCAGTTGCATTGATCACTAACCGCATCGCTCAGGCTGCAAGCAAAGGCGCTGCTGCCTATGCCGCCAAGACCAAATCAGATAAAAACGAAGAATCGGAGGGTTAA
- the tsf gene encoding translation elongation factor Ts gives MSIEDIKKLREMTGAGMMQAKEALTEANGDIEKAQEILRVKGMAKADKKADRVAGAGMIGSYVHGGRIGVLVEVNCETDFVVKTEDFQNLVEELALHIAAISPQYVRRDEVPEEVMTKEKSLFEEEVKETGKPAEHVGKIIEGKMDKWLAGICLLEQPFYKDDSMTVDEYVKSVIGKLGENIVVRRFTRLELGQ, from the coding sequence ATGTCAATCGAAGACATCAAGAAGCTACGCGAAATGACGGGGGCCGGCATGATGCAGGCCAAGGAGGCACTTACGGAAGCCAACGGCGATATCGAGAAAGCTCAAGAAATCCTGCGCGTCAAAGGCATGGCGAAGGCAGATAAGAAGGCTGATCGTGTGGCTGGTGCTGGCATGATCGGAAGCTACGTCCATGGTGGCCGCATTGGCGTACTGGTGGAAGTGAACTGCGAGACTGACTTTGTTGTCAAGACTGAAGACTTCCAGAATCTCGTCGAAGAGCTGGCACTGCATATCGCTGCCATTAGCCCACAATACGTGAGGCGCGATGAAGTACCAGAAGAAGTGATGACAAAAGAAAAAAGTCTCTTTGAAGAAGAAGTCAAAGAGACTGGCAAGCCGGCGGAGCACGTGGGTAAGATCATCGAAGGCAAGATGGACAAGTGGCTTGCAGGCATCTGCTTGCTCGAGCAGCCATTCTATAAGGATGATTCGATGACTGTTGATGAATATGTGAAAAGCGTCATTGGTAAGCTCGGTGAGAACATCGTCGTGCGTCGCTTCACCCGCCTCGAACTCGGTC